In Citrus sinensis cultivar Valencia sweet orange chromosome 3, DVS_A1.0, whole genome shotgun sequence, the sequence CGTGCTTGAAGTAGTAGGCTggttattttcaataattccATCATCACCTTCCCTTCTGGTATCCATATTGTCAGCAGCAGCCAAGGGATTTGAGCTTTGGGACACAAAGTGGCAGTCAGAACTCTCTAATTGTAAGCCATTCTTGTTGCGTGCCCCTTTTTCTCCTCCTTTTGCATAATAAGAAACCATGGAAGCAGTGTCAGGAGAATCCCAAGCTGCTGTTCCAAGCCTAGCTTGCCAAAATGGTCCTGCATCTGTCAAAATCAACTTGGAATCTTCACTACAATCAATCAGATTGACGCTAGATTTATTTAGCTCTCCCTTAGAGCTATTTTGAATGAGCATACTCAGAGGCCCTACTTGGTTTTTGTCCACACTACACTCATCTTCCTCCACTTTAACCACAAACTTCTCCCCATCAATACTAAGTGTTGGAGGTATAGATGTTGAATCTTTGGTTATTGACTCAGAATTCCTGACAGGCATGTTTTTGTCAGGGTGGAGTGAACTTTTTTGAGCATCAAATTCTTGAATTATTGAGCCAGCTGCCACAAAACCACCTGTTGTTGGGTCAAACTTTAATCCACCTTCCACGCCCTGAACAGAGTTGAGAACtgtttgtattttcttcagtGAGCGGTTCACCTTGTTTATCTTGCGAGATGGCCATCTGGAGATCCCATGTTGTCTGCATATCCTTTTCAGTGTGGTGGGGCAGACTACAAAAAGAGATATTCAAAATGTTAGCTACTGTTGTTTAAAGTGGGCAAAACAATGGCAATAATTCTATTTTATACTATAATGACTAGTTTTTATGGCAATTCAAGGCCATCACTTCAAACTTATACAAGATAACTGTTAGTATCAACCATTATCTGCCAATTCAGAATGTCTGTAgtatttatctttaatttagcATGAAAAACTGTATAAACTATGTTTACAACATTGAAAAGTCGAAAGGTCAAAATAGTGCTTATCCAGCCAAAGAAGGATCCTTGATGGTGTTTCAAACATAGAACTACATATTTCCTAACCCCCACCCCAACATTAACTGGGTCACTAAAAAGTCAGAAGATTGAAAACATGTTATGTTGCGCTTGTCATCAGAAGACTGTTCTGTTACTATTACGTGATGCAACTGGTGAAAAAATATACCAATTAATTAGATAAGACTAAATTCACCTTTCTGGAGATAGGAGTATCTTTAACTTATTACAGGAAAGATAATTATGCATGATAACTTTTCCGGTTGAAGtctaaacaaaattttgcctTACTAATTTTCTAAGAAAAcgataaacaaataaaagatacATGCACTCTCTCTGATTTGGTGATCAACATCAAACATGACTAAACTGCCTATTGACAggatcaattaattattaagaatatGCAAGAATGTGAAATGTTAGATCTCACCCCCAATGCTTTTTGCAGCATCCTTAAGACTCCCAGAAAAGTATTGCTGAAGAACACTTAAGCTCACATTTTTCTCTGCAGTACTCCTTTTCTTCTCCATAGGCCTTCTCGATCCACTCATTACCTGCAATGAATGTACAAAATTGAgcccaaaaatataaataatttgctTACACATACTTACATATTATTCATCACATACttattcattcatttcatGACCAACAGGAGTGCTTCATGAAACCAAGGGAAACTAATGGATACAAAGAGGGGGGGGGAAcgaatttctctctctccataCAAGTCTAAAGCCAACTAGAAAGATCAAAGATGACAACCCAATTCAATTGGCACGCCTACTACACGAAGACTATCATGTCACTATGcgcacacacatacacaattACACATAAcgcaaattaaacaaaaaataacatgCTTTTTGAATTCTAGAAAGTGAATGACTAATTGATCAAAAGAAGATTGAAGAATATGTTAAAGAACAATACCTGTTCAGAAGGACCATCTGCTTCAAGACCACTTTTGGAATTAGACACACTCAAGGTGATtttctcaattgaattaaAGTCGCTATCCGATAAAGCAGACTGGGAGTTTCTCCTAGACATCACCATTGGCGGAAAGTTAGACACTACTTCCTTCTGAAACCCAAATTTAGAGCCTTCATCCTGTATTAATTCTGCATCTGAAACTGTTCTCAAACTCCTACACATTCTCTGCATTGTACCGGAGAGATTATTCAACAGGAGTTGCTGTTCAGAACTCCCTTTTATTGTAACTGGGAGAAAGAATTCAAGTATATAATCATCATCACCGGTGTAGGTGCTCCTTAGCCTAATCGCAACAGCAGCATTCAGGCCAAACTTGCGTGCATGATGGACGAGTGGAAATTCAGTTATATCATATAACTTTACATCAGGGAAGAAGAAGGGATGATTTGATTGAAGTGCTTTTCCAGCTACACCTTGTCCTTCCTCGAGATAATGCTCAGAACATGCATGCACAAATCCTTGCATATCACTATCATTAACATAACAAGCTGTACCCTCGATGCATAGAACGCTTTTTCCATCTGAACTGGTATTACTATGTCTAACACGTACTTTAATAACTTCGTCCACAGCTTCCTCATCGTAATTACAGGGAATCCATGTTAGAGCCAGTGGCAATCTATGTGCATGGCATACAGCTCGTAGAACATCAGTTATCTCAGCTAAGGCTGCCTTTTGATTCCTTGAGATGTTCTGGAAAATAACAGAAAATCTTAAAGAAAGCAGAGCATTGCAGAATAAATAGTGATCATAgatagatttttcttcttctacccaaatttaaaacaaataaacgaATAAAGaaatctcttattttaatttcaaccacaaatataaaagtggcaagaaaaaagatttacaaGTTCTGATGAAACCTGGGGAAGAAGACGAGGAGGAGCAGTAGTCCTTAAATTAACAGCCTGCAAACAATGAAATTGAACATCTCTCATATTAACATCCAATTCCATTCTAAAATTTGCCATCATCCATCCACAAGGAATAACTAGATAATACATAATgtagatttaattataaagtCCTTAAATTAACAGCCTGCAAACAATCATCATGAACTGGGGAGTTGCCTCATAAGCTTTGTACAATGAGCTATCATGCACATAGTTTTTCCGAATTTATAACCCAACCATTTAAGTCAAATCCGGAAGCACTtgtttaattccataacatctaCCGAGGCAGTAATTACCGTAAAAATTGATGCaaatgaactttttttttcccttgtttTCTCATGAGAACCTAGAAAAAACATATGCTACCTAAAACTATAATAAGACATCAATGCAATGACTCCAGCCGAcaattgaatatttttcataacaaattAGACTACCTTATGTTTgtgttaaatataaatatatacatacatacaaacACTCGACTAAGGGCTTTTAGATGTTTCCTTGTAAAAACTCGGTACTCATAATAACCCCACCAATACAGActgataaaagaaattttatttagttgcAGTGTATTGGGACCTGTTCAAACCAGGGCATCAAAGTGACTCTTTCAAAAGAACACTATATATTTTTCCCGTCATACGACAATCCCCCTCCATCCAATAGAAAAGAACAAAGTTCAAATGCAAAATAAGAATGGCCAGGCcaacaataatttgtattgACTCACAGAATCACATAAcagggaagagaaagaaaacaagGTAATATCAGGGGGGATATGAACTCACCTGAAGCGcattacaaatattttcaatCTCTGCATCAAAATTTGGCTTCTCTTTTACAGAAACAATTTCCAGCACGGCAGAACACGATATCTCCGGAAACTGAAAAACTGGTAAGGCAATACAACTACGAACAGCATGATTAACTGCATGTGTCACCCTCGCATACTCAGCCTCATTGTAATAAGCAACATTTGAAGTCCATTCAGGAACTTTAGACGAGAATACACGACCGGGAAGCCCAAGGAAGGTAC encodes:
- the LOC102611491 gene encoding protein NLP9-like isoform X1, which gives rise to MEHPFSPKEKGTGYWASPRAPMENLAPLDCGTRSSNSGDLFNNFSDLLNFDAYAGWCNSPSVTDQMFASYGFSSFQSTPCASFDTSNVMASNSSVASEGGGTSNAMESSFDRGDRIGFQQTSTDCYPIDTNDADDLVPKQSSGVYRENNTNMSNSMICRPVPPSLDEKMLRALSFFKLSSGGGILAQVWVPRKQGDDYILSTSDQPYLLDQMLAGYREVSRKFTFSAEAKPGTFLGLPGRVFSSKVPEWTSNVAYYNEAEYARVTHAVNHAVRSCIALPVFQFPEISCSAVLEIVSVKEKPNFDAEIENICNALQAVNLRTTAPPRLLPQVSSELNISRNQKAALAEITDVLRAVCHAHRLPLALTWIPCNYDEEAVDEVIKVRVRHSNTSSDGKSVLCIEGTACYVNDSDMQGFVHACSEHYLEEGQGVAGKALQSNHPFFFPDVKLYDITEFPLVHHARKFGLNAAVAIRLRSTYTGDDDYILEFFLPVTIKGSSEQQLLLNNLSGTMQRMCRSLRTVSDAELIQDEGSKFGFQKEVVSNFPPMVMSRRNSQSALSDSDFNSIEKITLSVSNSKSGLEADGPSEQVMSGSRRPMEKKRSTAEKNVSLSVLQQYFSGSLKDAAKSIGVCPTTLKRICRQHGISRWPSRKINKVNRSLKKIQTVLNSVQGVEGGLKFDPTTGGFVAAGSIIQEFDAQKSSLHPDKNMPVRNSESITKDSTSIPPTLSIDGEKFVVKVEEDECSVDKNQVGPLSMLIQNSSKGELNKSSVNLIDCSEDSKLILTDAGPFWQARLGTAAWDSPDTASMVSYYAKGGEKGARNKNGLQLESSDCHFVSQSSNPLAAADNMDTRREGDDGIIENNQPTTSSTTDSSNGSGSLVHASSVSSPSFEEGKHLKIHPGSDDIGSKIIVKATYKEDIIRFKFDPSAGCFQLYEEVARRLKLQNGTFQLKYLDDEEEWVMLVSDSDLQECFDILESLGKRSVRFLVRDISCNVGSSGSSNCFLAGSSNCFLAGVS
- the LOC102611491 gene encoding protein NLP9-like isoform X2; amino-acid sequence: MEHPFSPKEKGTGYWASPRAPMENLAPLDCGTRSSNSGDLFNNFSDLLNFDAYAGWCNSPSVTDQMFASYGFSSFQSTPCASFDTSNVMASNSSVASEGGGTSNAMESSFDRGDRIGFQQTSTDCYPIDTNDADDLVPKQSSGVYRENNTNMSNSMICRPVPPSLDEKMLRALSFFKLSSGGGILAQVWVPRKQGDDYILSTSDQPYLLDQMLAGYREVSRKFTFSAEAKPGTFLGLPGRVFSSKVPEWTSNVAYYNEAEYARVTHAVNHAVRSCIALPVFQFPEISCSAVLEIVSVKEKPNFDAEIENICNALQAVNLRTTAPPRLLPQNISRNQKAALAEITDVLRAVCHAHRLPLALTWIPCNYDEEAVDEVIKVRVRHSNTSSDGKSVLCIEGTACYVNDSDMQGFVHACSEHYLEEGQGVAGKALQSNHPFFFPDVKLYDITEFPLVHHARKFGLNAAVAIRLRSTYTGDDDYILEFFLPVTIKGSSEQQLLLNNLSGTMQRMCRSLRTVSDAELIQDEGSKFGFQKEVVSNFPPMVMSRRNSQSALSDSDFNSIEKITLSVSNSKSGLEADGPSEQVMSGSRRPMEKKRSTAEKNVSLSVLQQYFSGSLKDAAKSIGVCPTTLKRICRQHGISRWPSRKINKVNRSLKKIQTVLNSVQGVEGGLKFDPTTGGFVAAGSIIQEFDAQKSSLHPDKNMPVRNSESITKDSTSIPPTLSIDGEKFVVKVEEDECSVDKNQVGPLSMLIQNSSKGELNKSSVNLIDCSEDSKLILTDAGPFWQARLGTAAWDSPDTASMVSYYAKGGEKGARNKNGLQLESSDCHFVSQSSNPLAAADNMDTRREGDDGIIENNQPTTSSTTDSSNGSGSLVHASSVSSPSFEEGKHLKIHPGSDDIGSKIIVKATYKEDIIRFKFDPSAGCFQLYEEVARRLKLQNGTFQLKYLDDEEEWVMLVSDSDLQECFDILESLGKRSVRFLVRDISCNVGSSGSSNCFLAGSSNCFLAGVS